The sequence GAGCGTCTGCACGTGCTGGACGACGCGCTGAAGGGCGGTTATTCTGGGCACCGGACGCCTCTGCTCTTCATCACCGCACATCACAGCACCGCCGCCGGCTGACACGGGCCGTACCTCAGTCCCTGTTCAGCTCCGTTCGGAGGTCTCATCGAAATGCGCGTTCCCGACGATTGGTTCGTGGGGTTCCATGAAGGGCTGGCCGCACGCTTTTGGCAGGCGGCCGGCGAGGCGATGCTCGACGCGGACTTCGCGGTGGTGGCGGCGCTGCTGCCGCCGAGCGGTTCCGTGCTCGACGTCCCGTGCGGCGACGGCCGGTTGAGCCGTCGCCTGGCCGAGGCCGGCTACGACGTGACCGGCATCGACATCGCGCCGGGTGCGCTGGCGCTCGCGCCGCCCGGTCTGCGCCTGCAGCAGGGCGACTTGCGGGCGCTGCCGGACATCGGCCCGGTCGACGCGGCACTCAGCTGGGGCAACAGCTTCGGCTATCTCGCGCCGAAGGACACCGCCCGCTCGCTCGCAGGGCTGCGGCGCGTCGTCAAGCCGGGCGGCACGCTCATCCTCGAGTCCGGCGCGGTCGCCGAGTCGATGCTCGCGCGCGGCGTCAGCGGGCGGTCGGAGCACGGCTTCGGTGGCATCACCATGCGCTCGGCGCGCACCTACCGCCCGCAGGAGAGCCGGCTCGAGGTCGAGTCGGAGTTCGAGGCCGACGGCGTCGTCGAGCACGGGCGCGCCGCCTACTACGTCCACACCACCGGCGAGGTGGTGCGGATGCTGCACGCCGCGGGCTTCGCGGACGTCGAGCTGCGCGGCGACGACGGCCCCTACGAGGTCGGCGCGCCACGCATGATCGCGGTCGCGCGCTAACGCATCGGCAGCCGGCTGCGCAGCATGGCTGCGCGGCCGGCGCGATCGTGGTCCCCGACCTTCTCGTAGCGCTCCGACAGCCCGAGCAGCGCGGCGAAGGCCAGCTCGTGCGCGCAGTGGCGGCGGAGGCTCCACGGGTCCGCCTTCGAGCCGTCCATCGTCGCGTCCACGAGCCACAGCCGGTCACCGTCGCCGAGGCCGGCGTACCAGCCCGTCGGAGCCGACAGCACGTGCACGTGCAGGCCGGCGCGGCGCCCGACCTCGGTCGCGATCGCGGCGAGGATGAGCGGGTGGCCGGCGCGGGATTCCAGCGCGGCGTCCAGCCACAGCCCGGCGACGCTCGAGCGGTCGGCGTCGAAGCCCGGGTCGGTGTCGAGGATGTTCGCGAGCTCGGCCGCGGCGACCTGCAGGTCACCGGTCGCCAGGCCGAACAGCGGGAGGGCCAGCTCGTCGAGCCGGGCGTCGGTGGCGGCGACGTCCACGTCGCGGAACTCGCCGGCCAGAGCCAGCAGGAGGTCGGCGACGGGAGGGCAGCCGCCGCATGCGAGACGGGAGAAGCCTTCCATTTCCGACCAACGCTATCAGGATTTGTTAGGTGACCCTAACTCGACGTCCGGGGTAGCACTGGAGCCATGACGATCGTGACGGTCTCGGCCTCCTACGGCGCCGGTGGCGCCCTTGTCGGGCCGCAGCTCGCGGAGCGCCTCGGCGTGCCGTTCTTCGACCGCGCGCTGCCGACCGAGGTCGCCGAGCGCCTCGCGATCCCGCTCGAGGAGGCCAAGGCGCGCGACGAGTCGATCGGCGGCGTCTTCAGCCGGATGGCGATGCGGCTGGCGCCGATCGGGCTCGCGTTCGGCGCGGAGACCGCCCCGGACGCGGTCGACGAGGAGTCCTACCGCCGCACGACGGAGGCGGTCATCCGCGAGCACGCGGCGGACGGTGCCCTCGTCGTGCTCGGTCGCGCCGGCGCGCTCGTGCTGCGCGACGACCCGCGGGCGCTGCACGTCCGGCTCGACGGCCCGCGTGAGCGCCGTGTCGAGCAGGCCCAGCGGCTCGGGGACGGGGACGACCAGGAGGCCGTCGGCAAGCGCCTGGACGAGAACGACCGGGCCCGCGAGGCCTACGTCAAGCACTTCTACCACGCCGATCCGCACGACTCGGCGCTTTACCACCTGACGATCGACTCGACCGCCGTGCCACTCGACGCCGTGGTCGACATCATCGAGCGCGCGGCGGTCAGCCGCGGACGTTGAGCGTGCCCTCGACGTCCCCGGCGCCCCACGTGTCGCCCAGCTTGAAGCCGCCGCCGAGCGGGTCGCTTGGGTCCACCACGAGCTGGTGGTAGCCGGTGATCCACGCCCGCCCCGACACGGCCGGCACGACGGCGTCGAGGGAGCCGACCTGGGTCCGCGACACCACGCGCCCGACGAACCGCGTGTCGATCACGCTCTCGGCGGTGTAGGTCTCGGCCATCGTCCCGCGCGCGGCGCGCACGGCGATCTGCGCCGACGTCGCCGTGCCCGTGGGCGAGCGGTCCAGCCGGCCGGGGGAGACGATCGTCGCGTGCCGCCCGTCGCCGCCGACCCGCGGGGGCGCGGTGAAGACGACGAACGAGAGGTGCGAGAGCTCCGGGATGAGCGGGTGCGCGACCCTCAGCTGCTCGTTGACGTGCGGGCGGATGCGCTCGCCGAGCGTCGCCAGCTCGCGTGCCTCGTCGGGCCCGATCGAGAAGCCGAGCGCGCCCGCGTCCACGAAGGCGATGAACGCGCCGCCGTAGGCCACGTCCACGGTGATCGTCCCCAGGTCGGGCACCTCGACCGGCGCGTCCAGCGCCGTCGCGAACGACGGCACGTTCTCGAACTCGATCCGCTCGACGACGCCGTCGCTGACCCACGCCCGGACCCGCACGAGCCCCGCCGGCGCCTCCAGCACCAGCTCGGTCACCGGCTCGACCTTCGCGATCACGCCGGTTTCGAGCAGCACCGCGGCGGTGTTGATCGTGTTCGTGCCGGACATGCCCTCGTAGGACGAGGACTCCATGATCACGAAGCCGGCGTCGGCCTCCGGATGGGCGGACTCGAAGACGATGTCGCCGCTCAGCGGCGCCGACCCGCGCGGCTCGAACAACAGCACGCGGCGCAGCGTGTCGTCGGCTTCCAGCGCGCGCATCTTCTCGAGCATCGTCGTGCCCGGCACGTCCAGCACGCCGCCGACGACGATCCGGCTGGGCTCGCCCTCGGCGTGGGCGTCGACGCACTGGATGACCCTTGCGATCCGCATCCGTGCCACGCTACCGGCCGATGTTGGTCGTCGTCACCGGAGCGGGGTCAGGGATCGGGCGGGCGGCCGTGCGCCGGTTCGCGGCCACCGGCGCGCGCGTGCTCGCCGCCGACGTGGACTTCCAGAAGGCCCACGAGACGTGCGCGGGCCTGCCGTACGCGACGCCGCACCGGGCCGACGTGACCCGGCGCGAGGACGTCGAGGCGCTGCTCGCGAAGCACGATCGGATCGACGTCTACTTCAACAACGCGGGCATCCCCGAGACGGTCAAGCCACTCGCCGAGATCACGCGCGAGGAGTGGGACCGGGTGCTCGACGTCAACCTGACGAGCCTCTTCGTGGCCGCCCAGGTGGCCGCGCCGAAGCTCAAGGGCGGCGTGCTCATCCAGACCGGCTCGATCATCGCCAGCCGCCCGCGCGCCGGCCTCGCCGCGTACGTCGCGGCCAAGGCGGGCGTGATCGGGCTCGCCCGTGGCCTCGCCGCCGAGCTGGCCCCCGACGTGCGGGTGAACGTGATCAACCCCGGCCCGGCGAACACGCCGATGCTGGGCGGGTTCGGCTTCGACGCCGACGTGGCCCAGGCGCTGCCGCTCAAGCGCCTGGTCGAGCCCGAGGACATCGCGGACGCCGCGGTCTACCTGGCGACCGCCACGGCGGTCACCGGCGCCGTCTTCAACATCGACGCGGGACGCGACCTGTGACGTCATTCATGGCGGTGGACCCCTCGACGGGGCACGAGTTCGCCCAGCTTCCGGCCACCGGGCCCGCGCAGGTCGGGGAGCTCGTCGAGGACGCGCGCCGCGCGCTGGCCGAGGAGCGCGACTGGCGCACGCCCTACGTGCGCGGCAAGGCGCTGCTGCGGATGGCGGCGCTCGTCGAGGAGCAGGGCAACGAGCTCGCCGACCTCGAGACCCGGGACACCGGCAAGCCGCTGTCCCAGAGCCAGGCGGACGTGCGCGCCACGATCCGCTACCTCGAGTACTACGCCGGGTCGATCGAGCGCCTGGAAGGCCGGCAGATTCCGCTCGGCCCCGACGCGCTCGACTACACGGTCCGCGAGCCGTGGGGCGTGTGCGCGCAGATCATCCCCTGGAACTACCCGCTGCAGGTCGCGGCCCGGTGCGCCGCCCCGGCGCTCGCGGCGGGCAACGCGGTGATCCTCAAGCCGTCCGAGCTGGCGTCGATCACGCCGCTGCGGCTCGCGCAGATCGCCGAGGCCGCGGGCGTGCCGCCGGGCCTGTTCCAGGTGGCGACCGGGGACGGGAGGACCGGCGACGCGCTCGTCCGCCATCCCGGCGTCGACCACGTGACGTTCGTCGGCTCCGCGGCCACCGGGGCGGAGGTGGCCGCGGTCTGCGCGCGGCGGCTGGTCCCGGTCGAGCTGGAGCTGGGCGGCAAGTCGCCGAACGTCGTCTTCGCGGACGCGGACCTCGAGCGCGCCGTCCCGTCGATCGTGCGCGGCCTGCTGCAGAACGCCGGCCAGAGCTGCTCCGCCGGCTCGCGGCTGCTGGTCGAGCAGGCGATCTACGAGGACGTCTGCGCGCGGGTCGCGACCGCGTTCGCCACCGTCAGGATCGGCCCCGGCATCGAGGATCCGGACCTCGGGCCGCTGATCTCCCAGCGCCAGCACGACCGCGCCACCGGGATGCTCGAGACGGCCCGGCTGGCCGGCGCCCGCGTGCTCGGCGGCGCGCCGCGGGAAGGGCTGTTCCTCGAGCCGGCGCTCGTCACGCGCGTGAAGGCCGACATGGAGATCTTCCAGGAGGAGGTCTTCGGCCCGGTGCTGGTCGCGGCGCCGATCGACGACGAGCGCCACGCCGTCCAGCTCGCCAACGCCACCGCCTACGGGCTCGTCGCCGGCGTCTGGACCAAGGACCTCCGGCGCGCGCACCGGGTCGCGTCCGGCATCCGGGCGGGGCAGGTGTTCGTCAACGGCTACGGCGTCGGCGGCGGGGTCGAGCTGCCGTTCGGCGGGATGGGCCGCAGCGGCTACGGACGCTCGAAGGGCATCGAGGCGCTGCTCGCGTACAGCCAGACCAAGAACGTGTGGATTGCGCTCGACGGCTGACATCCTCGCGGCGGTGGACGCGCGCGCCGACGAGCTCGTCGCGCTGCTGCAGCGGATGATCCGGTTCCCGACGGTCAACCCGCCCGGGGAGGCCTACGAGGACTTCGTCGCCGACCTGCGCGCGGTCCTGGACGGCTACGGCTACGCCACGGAGGTCCATCGCGCACCCACCGCGCTGGCACCGCTCGGCCAAGGCCTGCCGCGCCCGAACCTGATCGGCAAGCTCGCCGGCGACGGGCCGCTCGTCCACCTCAACGGCCACTACGACGTCGTGCCCGTCGGCCACGACTGGACCCGGGACCCGTTCGGCGGGGAGCTGGCCGACGGCCACGTCTACGGCCGCGGTGCCGCCGACATGAAGAGCGGCCTCGCGGCCCAGCTCATCGCCGTCGAGGCGCTGCGCGCGGTCGGCCTGCGGCCCAACGTCCACCAAAGCGCCGTCCCCGACGAGGAGACCGTCGGCGTGCGCAACGCCGGCATGGGCTGGCTGGTGGAGCAGGGGCTGCTCGAAGGGGACGCGGTGATCATCACCGAGCCGTTCGGGCCCGACGGCGTCGGCATCGGCCACAAGGGCGCGATCTGGGGCGAGATCACGATCTTCGGCAAGCAGGCGCACGGCTCGGCGCCGCAGCTGGGCGTCAACGCGGTCGAGCGCATGGCGCGCTACCTCGCGCACCTGGACGAGCATCTGCGCCCGCGGCTCGAGCAGCGCGTGACCGACTACGGCGTCACGCCCGACAACCAGCGCTCGACCCTCTCGTTCGACACGATCCGCGGCGGCCACGCGACGAACATCGTCCCCGACCGGTGCACGGTCACCTTCAACCGGCGGCTGATCCCGGGCGAGGACCTCGACGAGGCCCGGCGCGAGCTGCTCGCGCCGCTCGACGGCGTCCGCCACACCTACCACGAGCTCTACTCCACGCAGCCGACGCTCGTCTCCACCGACGAGCCGGTGGTCCAGGCCGCGCAACGCGCGGTGCGGGCGCTCGGCCTGGAGCCACGGATCCTCATCTCCGCCGGCTCGGACGACCAGCGCTTCGTCGTCCACAACGCCGGCATCACCAACTCACTCGTCTACGGCCCGGGCCAGACCGGCCTGAGCCACGTGGCCGACGAGCGCATCAGCGTCGCCGACCTCGTGCTCGGTGCGAAAGGGCTGGCCCTGATCCTCGCTCAGCTGTCGGAGGGGTCCACGATGCCCTCTTCGAGCCACGTGTAGCGGCCGTCGAGGAGCTTGACCGCGGTCGAGTAGCCCGCGTCGTCGTCGTTGGACCAGAGCGCGTGGAACAGCTCGTCCGCGCGGCGCTTGGCCTGCGCGCAGAACAGCTCGGCCAGCTCGCGGGCGGCGTCGGCGCGCTCGGGGGTCTCGCGCGCGATCGTGTCGGCGTAGACGACCGCCGCGGAGATCGCGAACAGCTCGGCGCCGATGTCGACGATCCGGCCGAGGAACGTCTGGCGCTGCTCGAGCTTGGCCTGCCAGCGGCCCATGGCGTAGAACGTCGAGCGGGCGAGCCGGCGCGAGGAGCGCTCGGCGTAGCGCAGGTAGGTCGCGAGCGAGCCGAACTCGTCGTAGCCGGACGGCTTGTGCCCCTCGCCGACGACGAGCTTCGGCAGCCACTTGGCGTAGAACGTGCCCGCCGCGACGGCGCTCTTGGCCTTGTCGGGCAGCGGGGTCTCGGGCTCGAGGATGTCGCCCGCCACCTGCAGGTGCTGGTCGACGGCCTCGCGCGCGATCAGCAGGTGCATGATCTCGGTCGAGCCCTCGAAGATGCGGTTGATGCGCATGTCGCGCAGCGCCTGCTCGGCGGGGATCGGCTTCTCGCCGCGCGCCTTCAGCGACTCGGCGGTCTCGTAGCCGCGGCCACCGCGGACCTGGAGGAGGTCGTCGAGGACCTTCCAGCCCAGCTCGGAGCCGTAGAGCTTGGCGATCGCGGCCTCGATGCGGATGTCGTTGCGCTTCTCGTCGGCCAGGCGCGAGGCGACGTCGAGCATCGCCTCCAGGCCGAACGCGGACGCGGCGATGAACGCGTTCTTCTGGGCGACGGCGTCGTGCTTGCCGATCGGCCGGCCCCACTGGACGCGCTCGGACGACCACTCGCGCGCGATCTTCGTCGCCCACTTGGACTGGCCGACGCAGATCGCCGGCAGCGCCAGGCGGCCCGTGTTGAGCGTGGAGAGCGCGATCTTGAGACCCCAGCCCTCCTTGCCGATCAGGTTCTCCGCCGGCACGAAGACGTCCTTGAGCTCGGTGACCGAGTTCTCGATCCCCTTCAGGCCCATGAACGCGTTGCGGTGCGTGACGGTCACGCCCTCGGTCTTGTAGTCCAGGACGAACGCGCTGATGCCGCCCTTGTGGCCCTCGGACTTGGGCACGCGCGCCATCACGACGACGATGTCGGCGATCGCGCCGTTCGTGGCCCACAGCTTCGTGCCGTTGAGGATGTAGCCACCCTCGGTCGGCTCGGCGGAGGTCGCGACGCGTGCCGGGTCGGACCCGACGTCCGGCTCGGTCAGCAGGAACGCGGAGATGTCGGTCTTGGCCACGCGGGGCAGCCACTCGCGCTTCTGCTCCTCGGAGCCGAACATGCGCAGCGGCTCGGCCACGCCGATCGACTGGTGCGCGCTGAGCAGCGCGCCCAACGCGCCGTGGTACGTGCCGACCATCGCCAGCGCGCGGTTGTAGTAGACCTGCGAGAGGCCGAGCCCGCCGTACTCCTCGGCGACCTTCATCCCCATCGCGCCGATCCCCTTGAAGCCCTCGATCACGTCGTCGGGGATCTTCGAGTCGCGCTCGATCTGCAGCGGGTCGACCCGCTCCTCGAGGAACGTGCGGAGGGTCTTCAGGAACGCCTCGCCCTTCTCGACAGCGGCAGCGTCGAGCTTGGGCTGGGGATGGATCAGGTCCAACCGGAAGTTGCCCAGGAACAGCTCTTTGCCGAAGCTGGGCAGCTTCCAGTCCTGCTCGCGCGCGGCTTCGGCGACCTGCCGAGCCTCGCGTTCGCTCACGTCGGTCGTAGCCATCCGTTGATTACACCGCAACTCCGGCAGGAGTAATCGCGTTTGGGTCACACATATGCGCCTGCTTCTCGCCGTCTTCGCTGCTCTGCTCGTGTTCTCCGCCCCCGCGCACGCCGCTGGGCCGCAGTTGGGGATCGCGGACGACCGGCTGCTCCTGCAGGGCGGCGCGGAGGCCGACAAGGCGCTCCTGGAGTGGCAGCAGAACGGCATCCAGACCGTGCGCATCTACGCGCTGTGGTCGCGGGTCGCGCCGTCGTCGCCGACCGGCGAGTACTCGTGGGACCAGCTCGACCACGCCGTCAACCGCGTGGTCGGCGCGAACATGAAGCCGATCCTCACGATCACCGGCCCCGGGCCGCTGTGGGTGAGCCGGCGCTCGGAGCGCGGCGAGACCCGCTACGACCCCGATCCCAAGCTGTTCGCCGAGTACGCGCGCCTGGTGGCCGAGCGCTACGCCGACCGCGTGGACACGTACATCGTCTGGAACGAGCCCAACCTCGGCGGCTGGCTGCGGCCGCAGGCGGCCTGCTTCGGCAAGGTGTGCAACTCGGTCTCGCCCCACCTGTACCGCGACCTCGTCAACGCCGCCTACCCGGCGATCCACGGCGCCGACCGCACCGCCAAGGTCCTGATCGGCGCGATGTCGAGCCGCGGCAGCCGGCTCACGACCGAGAACTCCAACCACACGCCGCTCGCGTTCCTGCGCGCGCTCGGCTGCGTCGACGCCACGTTCAAGAAGCAGTCCAACGGCCGCTGCAAGGGCTTCAAGGCGCCGCAGGCCGACGGCTTCGCGTTCCACCCGCACGGCGTCCTGGCCGCTCCCGAGCAGGTGTTCCCGAACAAGGACGACGTGTCGATCGCGTCGCTCTCGCGGCTCACCTCCACGCTCGACAAGCTCCAGAAGGCCAAGCGGCTCAAGAGCACCACGAGCAAGCTGGGCCTCTACCTGGACGAGTTCGGCTACCAGACGAACCCGCCGGACAAGTTCGCCGGGATCTCGCTGGCGCAGCAGGACCAGTGGCTCCAGCGCGCCGCGTACCAGGCGTGGCGCAACCCGCGCGTGAAGCTGTTCGCGCAGTACCTCTGGTACGACGAGCCGCGCAGCCTCAACAACGAGAACGGCGGCTGGCAGTCGGGCCTGCGCTTCACCGACGGCCGCGCGAAGCCGGCGCTCAAGCACTTCGCCATGCCGTTCGCGCTCGACGCCGGCAAGGGCCGTCTCTGGGGCCAGGTGCGCACGCGCGAGACGCGCAGCGTGAAGGTCCAGCGCAAGCTCGCCGGGAGCTCCTCGTGGAAGACGATCGGCACGCGCAAGACCGACTCGCAGGGCTACTGGAGCTGGACGACGCGGCTGACCGTCGGGGCCTCCTACCGCTACCAGGCGGCGGGAGCGACGAGCGCGACCGTCAAGCGGCAGTAGTGTTCGCGACAGGCTGAGCACGAGCACCGGACCCGACCACGCGGCACGCTTTGCAGCGCTGGAGGCGCTGTTAGGGGTCACGTCGGCTCTGTCCGGCGCGTTGACGCCGGAGCACGTCGGGGCCGCCGTCGCCGAGCATGGCGCGCGGGCGCTCGGCGGCACGGGCGGGATCGTCTACGCGCTCGAGCGCGGCGACCGGCTGCAGGTCGTCGGGTCCTGGGGCTATCCGGCCGACGTCGTCGAGGCGTACGGGACGCTCGCGCTGGACGAGGCGCTGCCCGCGCCGCGCGCCGCGCGCGAGCGCCGCACGGTCGCCGCCGACTCGCCCGCGGAGATCGCCGAGCGCTACCCGGCGCTCTCCGGCATCCACCGTGGCTCGCTGTGCGCGGTCCCGATGCTCGCCGGCGCGGACGTCGTGCTCGGCGCGTTGGCGGTGTTCCGCGGGGACCACACGCGGGCGTTCCTGCCCGCCGAGCGCGAGCTGCTGGAGGCGCTGGCCCGCGTATCGGCGCACGCGCTCGAGCGCGCCTCGCTGCACAGCCGGCTGCACCGGCTGCAAGCGACGACGGCCGACCTCGCCCGGGCGCTGACGCCGCACGAGGTCGCCGCGACGGCGGCCGCACAGGGAGCGGAGGCACTCGGTGCCTCGAGCGCGTGGGTGGCGCTGCTCGACGACGGCCGGCGGACGCTCGAGCTCGCGCACGCCGCCGGGCACGCGGACAGCACCATGCAGCGCTTCCGGTCGTTCTCGCTGGACGCCGACCTGCCGCTGGCCGAGGCCGCGCGCACCCGGTCGGCGCTGTGGCTGGAGGGCGCGGACGCGATCTTCGGCCGCTACCCGTTGTTCGCCCAGGTGCGGCCGCAGGCGCAGGCGGCGGCGCTGCTGCCGCTGACGAACGAGGGCGCCGCGCTGGGCGCGATCGGGCTCGTGTTCGACACGCCGCGCGCGTTCGCGCCGGCTGACCGCGACTACCTGCTCACGCTCACGCGGCTGTGCGGCCACGCGCTCGGGCGGGCGCAGCGCTACCAGGACGAGCACGACCTGGCGCTCACCCTCCAGCAGGCGCTGCTGCCGAGCGGCCTGCCACGGGCCGAAGGGGTCGAGCTCGCGGTCCGCTACCTGCCGAGCGCGGACGGCGCCGCGGCGGGCGGAGACTTCTACGACGCGCTCG comes from Solirubrobacter pauli and encodes:
- a CDS encoding class I SAM-dependent methyltransferase translates to MGFHEGLAARFWQAAGEAMLDADFAVVAALLPPSGSVLDVPCGDGRLSRRLAEAGYDVTGIDIAPGALALAPPGLRLQQGDLRALPDIGPVDAALSWGNSFGYLAPKDTARSLAGLRRVVKPGGTLILESGAVAESMLARGVSGRSEHGFGGITMRSARTYRPQESRLEVESEFEADGVVEHGRAAYYVHTTGEVVRMLHAAGFADVELRGDDGPYEVGAPRMIAVAR
- a CDS encoding transglutaminase family protein — encoded protein: MEGFSRLACGGCPPVADLLLALAGEFRDVDVAATDARLDELALPLFGLATGDLQVAAAELANILDTDPGFDADRSSVAGLWLDAALESRAGHPLILAAIATEVGRRAGLHVHVLSAPTGWYAGLGDGDRLWLVDATMDGSKADPWSLRRHCAHELAFAALLGLSERYEKVGDHDRAGRAAMLRSRLPMR
- a CDS encoding AAA family ATPase, which produces MTIVTVSASYGAGGALVGPQLAERLGVPFFDRALPTEVAERLAIPLEEAKARDESIGGVFSRMAMRLAPIGLAFGAETAPDAVDEESYRRTTEAVIREHAADGALVVLGRAGALVLRDDPRALHVRLDGPRERRVEQAQRLGDGDDQEAVGKRLDENDRAREAYVKHFYHADPHDSALYHLTIDSTAVPLDAVVDIIERAAVSRGR
- a CDS encoding proline racemase family protein codes for the protein MRIARVIQCVDAHAEGEPSRIVVGGVLDVPGTTMLEKMRALEADDTLRRVLLFEPRGSAPLSGDIVFESAHPEADAGFVIMESSSYEGMSGTNTINTAAVLLETGVIAKVEPVTELVLEAPAGLVRVRAWVSDGVVERIEFENVPSFATALDAPVEVPDLGTITVDVAYGGAFIAFVDAGALGFSIGPDEARELATLGERIRPHVNEQLRVAHPLIPELSHLSFVVFTAPPRVGGDGRHATIVSPGRLDRSPTGTATSAQIAVRAARGTMAETYTAESVIDTRFVGRVVSRTQVGSLDAVVPAVSGRAWITGYHQLVVDPSDPLGGGFKLGDTWGAGDVEGTLNVRG
- a CDS encoding SDR family NAD(P)-dependent oxidoreductase, which gives rise to MLVVVTGAGSGIGRAAVRRFAATGARVLAADVDFQKAHETCAGLPYATPHRADVTRREDVEALLAKHDRIDVYFNNAGIPETVKPLAEITREEWDRVLDVNLTSLFVAAQVAAPKLKGGVLIQTGSIIASRPRAGLAAYVAAKAGVIGLARGLAAELAPDVRVNVINPGPANTPMLGGFGFDADVAQALPLKRLVEPEDIADAAVYLATATAVTGAVFNIDAGRDL
- a CDS encoding aldehyde dehydrogenase family protein translates to MAVDPSTGHEFAQLPATGPAQVGELVEDARRALAEERDWRTPYVRGKALLRMAALVEEQGNELADLETRDTGKPLSQSQADVRATIRYLEYYAGSIERLEGRQIPLGPDALDYTVREPWGVCAQIIPWNYPLQVAARCAAPALAAGNAVILKPSELASITPLRLAQIAEAAGVPPGLFQVATGDGRTGDALVRHPGVDHVTFVGSAATGAEVAAVCARRLVPVELELGGKSPNVVFADADLERAVPSIVRGLLQNAGQSCSAGSRLLVEQAIYEDVCARVATAFATVRIGPGIEDPDLGPLISQRQHDRATGMLETARLAGARVLGGAPREGLFLEPALVTRVKADMEIFQEEVFGPVLVAAPIDDERHAVQLANATAYGLVAGVWTKDLRRAHRVASGIRAGQVFVNGYGVGGGVELPFGGMGRSGYGRSKGIEALLAYSQTKNVWIALDG
- a CDS encoding M20 family metallopeptidase, giving the protein MDARADELVALLQRMIRFPTVNPPGEAYEDFVADLRAVLDGYGYATEVHRAPTALAPLGQGLPRPNLIGKLAGDGPLVHLNGHYDVVPVGHDWTRDPFGGELADGHVYGRGAADMKSGLAAQLIAVEALRAVGLRPNVHQSAVPDEETVGVRNAGMGWLVEQGLLEGDAVIITEPFGPDGVGIGHKGAIWGEITIFGKQAHGSAPQLGVNAVERMARYLAHLDEHLRPRLEQRVTDYGVTPDNQRSTLSFDTIRGGHATNIVPDRCTVTFNRRLIPGEDLDEARRELLAPLDGVRHTYHELYSTQPTLVSTDEPVVQAAQRAVRALGLEPRILISAGSDDQRFVVHNAGITNSLVYGPGQTGLSHVADERISVADLVLGAKGLALILAQLSEGSTMPSSSHV
- a CDS encoding acyl-CoA dehydrogenase family protein, which produces MATTDVSEREARQVAEAAREQDWKLPSFGKELFLGNFRLDLIHPQPKLDAAAVEKGEAFLKTLRTFLEERVDPLQIERDSKIPDDVIEGFKGIGAMGMKVAEEYGGLGLSQVYYNRALAMVGTYHGALGALLSAHQSIGVAEPLRMFGSEEQKREWLPRVAKTDISAFLLTEPDVGSDPARVATSAEPTEGGYILNGTKLWATNGAIADIVVVMARVPKSEGHKGGISAFVLDYKTEGVTVTHRNAFMGLKGIENSVTELKDVFVPAENLIGKEGWGLKIALSTLNTGRLALPAICVGQSKWATKIAREWSSERVQWGRPIGKHDAVAQKNAFIAASAFGLEAMLDVASRLADEKRNDIRIEAAIAKLYGSELGWKVLDDLLQVRGGRGYETAESLKARGEKPIPAEQALRDMRINRIFEGSTEIMHLLIAREAVDQHLQVAGDILEPETPLPDKAKSAVAAGTFYAKWLPKLVVGEGHKPSGYDEFGSLATYLRYAERSSRRLARSTFYAMGRWQAKLEQRQTFLGRIVDIGAELFAISAAVVYADTIARETPERADAARELAELFCAQAKRRADELFHALWSNDDDAGYSTAVKLLDGRYTWLEEGIVDPSDS
- a CDS encoding cellulase family glycosylhydrolase, which codes for MRLLLAVFAALLVFSAPAHAAGPQLGIADDRLLLQGGAEADKALLEWQQNGIQTVRIYALWSRVAPSSPTGEYSWDQLDHAVNRVVGANMKPILTITGPGPLWVSRRSERGETRYDPDPKLFAEYARLVAERYADRVDTYIVWNEPNLGGWLRPQAACFGKVCNSVSPHLYRDLVNAAYPAIHGADRTAKVLIGAMSSRGSRLTTENSNHTPLAFLRALGCVDATFKKQSNGRCKGFKAPQADGFAFHPHGVLAAPEQVFPNKDDVSIASLSRLTSTLDKLQKAKRLKSTTSKLGLYLDEFGYQTNPPDKFAGISLAQQDQWLQRAAYQAWRNPRVKLFAQYLWYDEPRSLNNENGGWQSGLRFTDGRAKPALKHFAMPFALDAGKGRLWGQVRTRETRSVKVQRKLAGSSSWKTIGTRKTDSQGYWSWTTRLTVGASYRYQAAGATSATVKRQ